TCGATCAAGTTGACGCTACGCCCCGCCACGCGTCGCAACAAGGTGTGCAGACGTGCGGCGAGTTCCCGCAGGTCGAACGGCTTGAGCAGGTAATCGTCAGCGCCGGCCTGCAAGCCATCGACACGATCGGTGACCGAGTCCCGTGCCGTAAGAATCAGCACCGGAATCTCCAGGCCGCTGTGACGCAGTTGCTGCAACAGCTTCAGGCCATCCTCATCGGGAAGGCCAAGGTCGAGCACCATGACGTCAAACTCGGCGACCTTGAGCATCGCTCGTGCAGACGACGCCGTAGCGACGTGCTCCACCGTCAGGCCCTGTGCCGTGAGGCCGGCGACAATGCCGCTGGCGATCAGCTCATCGTCTTCACAAACCAGTACGTGCATGGGCGCTCCAGGATTAAAAACGCGAGTCAAGCAGCTGAGGATTAAGGCGCAATTATGTCAACTGCGTTGCCTGACGAAAAGCACGGTTTTCTATCCTCGTCGTTAGTTTGGCCTGCTAAACCAACTTAGTTGCACAGTGAAACAAACAACTCAAAAAATCTTTCTTTAAAAATTGAATTGCGCGTTAAGCTTACTTCCGCAGCGTAGTTAATCAATAACTAACCCCACAACTTACCCAGTCGCCATTCGATTAACGAAATAGACTTCAACCCACTGAAAGGAATCAGCCCATGCCCAACTTCAATAACTTCGTCGCCACTGACTGGCGCTCCGGCAAAGACCGCATTTACTTTTTCTTCAAAGACACCGACACCTACACCCGATTTGATCTGGGCGATCATCAAGTCCCGAACAGCTACCCTAGAGAAACCACGCAGTACGCATGGCCTGGTTTTCACGAAAATGCCAAACACCTGCGATTCGGCTTCACTACCACGGACCTGAATACACAAGACACCTCTGACGACATTTCCTGGTTTTTTTATTACGACGGTGAAACCCCAATGGTTTGCAAATACGATCAGGATCGGGATAAAACGGTCAATAACTATCGCGTTGAAAACTCCATCTGGGCGCCGATACTTCCTTACTTCGACCGAATTGTAGCGGGTACATGGTGGCAACTTACGGGCAAAAAACACCTGTTCCGATTCCTCCTCAATGACGGACACTACCTCTCTTTCGACTATCTAAAAAACCGGATAATCCACGAAGAAATTACCGCCACCTCAATGCCAGGATTAGAAAAATTCAAACATCGGATCATTACCGCCGCACAAAACGATAGAACGTTTGCAGACAGCTACTACTACATTTTCCTCAACAGAGGCCAATTTCTCATCTACAACATCCAGCAAAACCGACTGCAATCCGGTCCACACGGGATGAATGACGAGGCCTGGCCAGGTCTGTTCCGAGACTGAGTCCACGTGGAGGCGCGGTTAATCATCGGTTAATCGCCGCCCACCACTGTGCACCTCACTTGCACAGGGATAAGGCTTACCCATGCGTCGATTGTTTTTATTCTTTGTTCTGTTGATCTCGGGTGTGGCCCAGGCAGGAACGAATCCGTTCGAGACAAAACCCGATTTTCTCCCGGTGGAAAAAGCGTTCATCTTCACCTCCGAACGCCTTGAATCCGGGGAAACCCAGCTCTATTGGCAAATTGCCGACAACTATTACCTGTATCAGAAACGCCTGAAATTCGACGGTCTGGCCCCGGAGCAGGTGCCAGCGCTGCCCGAGGGCGAGTCCCACAGCGACGAGTTCTTCGGCGAACAGCAGGTCTATCGCCAAGGCCTGGAGCTGAAGATTCCGGCCGGAGCCACTGGTCAGATCAAAATAGGCTTCCAGGGCTGCGCCGATGCCGGTTTGTGTTATCCGCCGCAGACTCAAATCATCGATCTCGGTGGTCAGGCGACAGCGGCGGCGACCGTCGAAGCGCCCGACCAGGCCCTGGCTAGCGGCCTGCAACAACGGGCGTTGGGCTGGAGCCTGCTGGTGTTCTTCGGCCTGGGGCTGCTGTTGGCGTTCACTCCTTGTTCGTTGCCGATGCTACCGATTCTGGCGGGTTTAATTGTTGGCAGCGGTGCCACGCCCAAACGTGGCTTTGCCCTCGCCGGCAGTTACGTGACCAGCATGGCGTTGGTGTATGCGGCGATGGGCGTTCTGGCTGCGCTACTTGGGGCGAACCTTCAAGCGCTGCTGCAGAATCCATGGCTGTTGGGCAGCTTTGCAGCGGTGTTCGTGCTGCTGGCCTTGCCGATGTTCGGTTTCTTTGAGCTGCAGTTGCCGGTGGCCGTGCGAGATCGGCTCGAGCATGTTTCGCGCAATCAGCGCGGTGGCAGCCTGATCGGTGCCGGTGTACTCGGGGCTTTGTCCGGCCTGTTGGTCGGTCCTTGCATGACCGCACCGCTGGCGGGGGCCTTGCTCTATATCGCCCAGAGTGGAAATGCGCTGCACGGCGGGCTGATTCTGTTCGCCATGGGCATCGGCATCGGTGTGCCGCTGTTGCTGCTGGTGACTGTCGGCAATCGCTTCCTGCCCAAACCGGGTGCATGGATGAACCTGCTCAAAGGCGTGTTCGGTTTCCTCTTCCTCGCCACCGCGCTGCTGATGCTGCGCCCGGTGTTGAATGAGTCGCTGTGGCTGGGATTGTGCGGTGCCTTGCTGTTGATTGCGGCTTACAGCGCCTGGAAACAGTCCGAAGGTTTTGGCCGCGTCGCCCAGTTGTTCGGTGCCAGTTCGCTGTTATTGGGACTGTGGGGCAGCCTGCTGGTGGTCGGTGCGGCGGGCGGCAGTGACGATCCGTATCAGCCGTTGCAGGTGTACAGCGCCGGCCGTACCGGTACTACCGCGCCGAGCGCGCATGATGCATTCACCACGGTCAGGGAGCCCGCCGTCCTGCAACGCGAACTCGATGCGGCCAAGGCCCAGGGGCAATGGGTGCTGCTGGACTACTACGCCGACTGGTGTGTGTCGTGCAAAGTCATGGAAAAACAGGTCTTCGGCAAACCGCAGGTCCTGGAAGCGCTCAGCGATGTGCGCTTGCTACGGCTGGACGTCACCGCCGACAATGCCGCCAGCCGCGAACTGCTCGGCCGCTATAAAGTGCCGGGGCCGCCAAGCCTGTTGTGGATCGGCCCCGACGGCGAAGAGCGCCGCAGCCAGCGCATCACCGGTGAGGTCGATGCCGGCACCTTCCTGCAACGCTGGACCACCACCCGAGACGCTCGTTAATGCTGACTTTTACCCTCGGCACCTTTGCCATCGCGCTAAATCACCTGCTGCTGATCAGTGCCCTGGCGCTGGCGACCTTTGTCGGCTGGCGGGTGACCAAGCGTGGCGGCGAGAACCCGGAGTCAGTGCTGTTCAGCCTGTTTCTGCTCGGCATGCTGGCAGCCCGGGTCGGTTTCGTGATCGCCTACTGGGCGCAGTATCGCCACGATCCATGGCAGATCATCGACCTGCGCGACGGTGGTTTTCTCGCCTGGCCCGGGGTGGTCGTGTTGTTACTCGCCGCCTTGTATCGAGGCTGGCGTCGCCCGGGCCTGCGCCGACCGTTGGGCTTTGGCGTGGTCAGTGGTCTGGCGTTCTGGTTGCTGGCGACGTTTTCCCTGAGTATTTACGAACAAGGCAAGCGCCTGCCACAGATCACCCTGCGCAATGCCGCCGGCCAAACCATACCGCTCAGCGATTACCAGGGCGGGCCGCTGGTCATCAATCTTTGGGCCACTTGGTGCCCGCCGTGCCGCCGGGAGATGCCGGTGCTGGAAAACGCCCAGCAACAGCGTCCGGACTTGACCTTCCTGTTCGTCAACCAGGCCGAAAGCATGCAGAGCGTCAGCACCTTTCTCGAAACCCAGGGCCTGAGCCTGGCTAACGTGTTGTTCGATGGCCGCGGTCGATTGGGTCAGGCCGTGGGTTCCATGGCATTGCCGACTACGCTGTTCTATAGCCCCGACGGGCACCTGCTGGGCAGCCATCTGGGCGAGCTCTCTGAAGCCAGCCTGGCCCGAGCCCTGGAAAACTTCGACACCCCGAACCCGGCCACCTCGGCCACGCCTTCAAGGAAATTGCCATGCTCCGCCTCCGCCACCTGCTGACCTTGACCCTGGGTGCCGCCCTGCTGCACTTGCCGTCGGTACAGGCCGAAGAATTGCCTGAAGCGATCAAGAAGATCGAAGCCAAGGGCGCAAAAATCGTCGGCCAGTTCGACGCCCCCGACGGCCTGCGCGGTTACGCGGCGCAATACCAGAACCGTGGCATGGCGTTGTACCTGACCCCGGACGGCAAACATGTACTGCTGGGCAATTTGTATGACGCCGAAGGCAATGACCTGAGCAGCGCGCCGTTGCAGAAACTGGTCTACGCGCCAATGGCCAAGGAAGTCTGGGGCAAGATGGAAGCGAGCAACTGGATCGGTGACGGCAACAAGGACGCACCGCGAATCGTCTATCTGTTCAGCGACCCGAATTGCCCGTACTGCAACATGTTCTGGGAACAGGCACGGCCATGGGTCAAGGCCGGCAAAGTGCAGTTGCGGCACATCATGGTCGGCATCATCCGCGAAGACAGCCCGGGCAAATCCGCCGCGCTGCTGGCCGCCAAGGACCCGCAAAAGGCCTTGGAAGACCACGAGAAATCCGGCAAGGACAGTTCGCTCAAGGCCTTGAAAGACGTGCCACCGACGGTTCAGGCGAAATACGCGGCGAACATGAAGTTGATGGAAGACCTGGAGTTGGCCGCCACCCCGGCGATTTTCTACATGGACGACAAGGGTCAGTTGCAACAGCAGCAAGGCGCGCCGACGCCGGATAAATTGGTGAAGATTCTGGGGCCTAAGTAAGTAGTTCGGCCGTCGGATTTGTGGTGACAGCCGCAACGCCATCGCGGGCAAGCCCGCCCCCACAGGAGGTCGCATAACCCTGTGGGAGCGGGCTTGCCCGCGATGGCGTCTATATGACCTACTAATTTCTCAGAGCTAGAAATCCCAGCAAAGCCGCAGTCACGAACTGCGGGTTCTCCAGATTGGAGATATGCCCCGCCTCCGGCACCAGCACAGTCGGGCAACCGATCAATTCGGCCATTTCTTTGGTTTCCGACGGCGGCCGCGGTTTGTCCTGATCGCCGCACATCAACAGCGTGGTGTCAGGATTCAACTCGGATAACCGCGGCAGCAAATCATCACGACCAAAGGTAATCCGTCCCATCGGCACGATGCTTTCGCGCAGACGGTCGGCCGGCAGCGCAGCCAGTCTGGCGCGGAAATCCTGATACAGCGCCGATTGCGGATCGATGCCCGGACGGAAGAAAATCGGCACAATAATGTCGAGCAGCTGCGACGAGATCACACCCGTGTCTTCGATCTGCTTGAACAGCGAGAAATAGTATTGGCGGGTCGGTTCCGGTTCGACGCCGACATAGGTGTCCATCAGCACCAGACCGTTGAGCCGCTGCGGTGCCGACAGCGCCAGGCGCACGCCCCACATGCCACCCACCGAAAGACCGACCAGCGTGACGCGATCGATGTCCAGATGATCGAGCAATGCCAGTGCCTGGCGCGCCACGTCATCCAGCGACGTCATACATTCGGGCATCCGCCCGGATTCGCCGTGGCCCCACAGGTCGAGGGCGATGACCCGATAATGCTGCGACAGCGCCGTAATCTGCGGCGCCCACATGGCTTGGTCCCACAGGTAACTGCCGGCCAGCAGAACCGCAGGACCTGTGCCTTGATCTATGTAGTGAAGCGCTTGTCCATCAACCGTTACGAAGGGCATTGACTGTCTCCCTGGTGAAATCGGATCCATTAAAAAAGCACAGGAAGACTGAGCCGCATGGGACCGGCAGTCAACCCGCAGCTTTGTGGTGTCTGTGGTGACGCCTTCGCGGGCAAGCCTCGCTCCTACAGTACGGAGTCGACTGATCGACACCGTACTGTAGGAGCGAGGCTTGCCCGCGAAGAGGCCCTCACCAACGCTAGAGAACTACAGCCCCTCCAACTCCGCCATCAAATCATTCAACCGATCCACCTTCTCCTCGGTAATGTCGCTCGCCGCCAACCCGTCGATGTATTCAGCCAGCTCCGCCACCGTGCTGCACTCGAACATCGCCCGCAGCGGCACGTTGCGTTGCAGGGCTTTTTGCACCCGCGAGGCGATCTGTGTGGCCAACAACGAATGGCCGCCGAGTTCGAAGAAGTTGTCACGCACGCCGACCTTCTCGACCTTCAACACCTCGGCCCAAATATTCGCCAGGGTCTGTTCCAGCTCATTGCGCGGCGCCTGATAGTCCTGGCTTTGCAACTGGCCGATTTCCAGCGCCGGCAAGGCCTTGCGATCGAGTTTGCCGTTGGCGTTGAGCGGCAGCTTGTCGAGCCACAACCAGTGCAGCGGCACCATGTATTCCGGCAATTCGGCACGCAGACGTTGCTTGATGCGCTCCAGTCGTTCGTTCGGATTCAGTGCCGAATCCGCTGCAACCAGATAGCCGACCAAATGCTTGCCGTTGACACCTTCCTGCACACCCACCGCCGCATCGCGAACTTCCGGTTGCTCATGCAGCCGCGCCTCGATTTCACCCAGCTCGATGCGGTAACCGCGAATCTTCACTTGGTGATCGATGCGCCCGACGTATTCCAACACGCCATCACTGCGACGTCGGGCCAGGTCGCCGGTGCGATACAGGCGATCCCCCGGTGCACCGAACGGGTTCGGCACAAACACCTGAGCGGTACGCAACGGATCGCTCACATAGCCGCGCCCCACACCGGTACCAGCCACACACAACTCACCCACCGCCCCCAACGGCACCAGTTCCAGCGCGCCATCGAGCAAATACAAACGGTTGTTGTCGGTCGGCGTGCCAATCGGCAGATAACTCCCGCGCGTCGAAGCCAGGTCGACGCGGAAGAACGCCACATCGTCCGAGCATTCCGCTGGGCCATAGGCGTTCACCAAACCAATCTCCGGGTAACGCAGCAACCATTGATGCGCCAGTTCCGGCGGCATTGCTTCACCGGTTGGCAGCATCCAGCGCAGGCCATCGAGGCTCATGCGGTCCTGGGCGAGCATGCCCTGAATCAGCGACGGCACGCTTTCCAGCACGCTGATGCCTTGGCTCTGAACGTGAGCCAGCAAGCCTTGCGGATCGTGGGCGATGCTGTTGGGCACGATGTCCACCCGAGCGCCGAACAGAGGTGCCGCGAGGAATTGCCAGACTGAAATATCGAAGCTTTGCGACGCAGTCTGCGCGATCACATCAGCTTCGCTCAATTTCAGGTACGGAACCTTGCTCAACTGGTTATTGAGCATGCCGCGCTGCTCCACCATCACGCCCTTCGGCAGGCCGGTGGAACCCGAGGTGTAGATCACATAGGCGAGGTTGTCCGGGCCACTGTAAATCCCCGGATTGGCCACCGAAACTTCGCTCGCCTGCACCTCTTCCCAGACCAGCAATCGAGGTCGGTTGGCACAACCGAACTCTTCCAGCAGCGCGACGGCTTGATCACGACATGCCTGGGTGCAGACCAGCAATGGCGTGCGGCTCAGGTCGATAATCCGGCTCAGGCGCTGACTCGGCAGGCCCGGGTCCAGCGGCAAGTAACCGGCACCGGCCTTGAAGCTACCAATGATCATGCCCAACAGATCGAGGTTACGTTCGGCGAGCAGCGCCACCGGTTGATCCAGGCCGACGCCGGCCGCAATCAGCGCATGGCCGAGACGGTTGCTGCGCTGATTCAGCTCAACATAGCTGTGGCGCTGATCGAGGCAACTGGCGGCAACTCGCTGCGGATGCGCGGCAACCTGTGCTTCGAACAATGAGACGTAGCTCTGCTCCAGCGGGTAATCGCGTTCGCTCTGGTTGCAGCCATGGATCAGGAAATCCTGCTCTTCATTACCCAGCAGCGGCAAGTCGGCCATGTCGCCATGGAAGCCTTCGACCAGTGCCAGCAGCAGGCGCTTGAATTCGCCGAGCATGCGCTCGACCGTGGATTCGT
The Pseudomonas lini DNA segment above includes these coding regions:
- a CDS encoding response regulator: MHVLVCEDDELIASGIVAGLTAQGLTVEHVATASSARAMLKVAEFDVMVLDLGLPDEDGLKLLQQLRHSGLEIPVLILTARDSVTDRVDGLQAGADDYLLKPFDLRELAARLHTLLRRVAGRSVNLIEHGRLTYDPSSRETMLGGQSVDLSRREQSLLQALLHNRGRVLSTEQLKDSVYGFNDELESNALNVHIHHLRRKLGNGIVETVRGLGYRLGPADGAEELKK
- the dsbD gene encoding protein-disulfide reductase DsbD, giving the protein MRRLFLFFVLLISGVAQAGTNPFETKPDFLPVEKAFIFTSERLESGETQLYWQIADNYYLYQKRLKFDGLAPEQVPALPEGESHSDEFFGEQQVYRQGLELKIPAGATGQIKIGFQGCADAGLCYPPQTQIIDLGGQATAAATVEAPDQALASGLQQRALGWSLLVFFGLGLLLAFTPCSLPMLPILAGLIVGSGATPKRGFALAGSYVTSMALVYAAMGVLAALLGANLQALLQNPWLLGSFAAVFVLLALPMFGFFELQLPVAVRDRLEHVSRNQRGGSLIGAGVLGALSGLLVGPCMTAPLAGALLYIAQSGNALHGGLILFAMGIGIGVPLLLLVTVGNRFLPKPGAWMNLLKGVFGFLFLATALLMLRPVLNESLWLGLCGALLLIAAYSAWKQSEGFGRVAQLFGASSLLLGLWGSLLVVGAAGGSDDPYQPLQVYSAGRTGTTAPSAHDAFTTVREPAVLQRELDAAKAQGQWVLLDYYADWCVSCKVMEKQVFGKPQVLEALSDVRLLRLDVTADNAASRELLGRYKVPGPPSLLWIGPDGEERRSQRITGEVDAGTFLQRWTTTRDAR
- a CDS encoding prolipoprotein diacylglyceryl transferase family protein, which encodes MLTFTLGTFAIALNHLLLISALALATFVGWRVTKRGGENPESVLFSLFLLGMLAARVGFVIAYWAQYRHDPWQIIDLRDGGFLAWPGVVVLLLAALYRGWRRPGLRRPLGFGVVSGLAFWLLATFSLSIYEQGKRLPQITLRNAAGQTIPLSDYQGGPLVINLWATWCPPCRREMPVLENAQQQRPDLTFLFVNQAESMQSVSTFLETQGLSLANVLFDGRGRLGQAVGSMALPTTLFYSPDGHLLGSHLGELSEASLARALENFDTPNPATSATPSRKLPCSASATC
- the dsbG gene encoding thiol:disulfide interchange protein DsbG, with amino-acid sequence MLRLRHLLTLTLGAALLHLPSVQAEELPEAIKKIEAKGAKIVGQFDAPDGLRGYAAQYQNRGMALYLTPDGKHVLLGNLYDAEGNDLSSAPLQKLVYAPMAKEVWGKMEASNWIGDGNKDAPRIVYLFSDPNCPYCNMFWEQARPWVKAGKVQLRHIMVGIIREDSPGKSAALLAAKDPQKALEDHEKSGKDSSLKALKDVPPTVQAKYAANMKLMEDLELAATPAIFYMDDKGQLQQQQGAPTPDKLVKILGPK
- a CDS encoding alpha/beta fold hydrolase; protein product: MPFVTVDGQALHYIDQGTGPAVLLAGSYLWDQAMWAPQITALSQHYRVIALDLWGHGESGRMPECMTSLDDVARQALALLDHLDIDRVTLVGLSVGGMWGVRLALSAPQRLNGLVLMDTYVGVEPEPTRQYYFSLFKQIEDTGVISSQLLDIIVPIFFRPGIDPQSALYQDFRARLAALPADRLRESIVPMGRITFGRDDLLPRLSELNPDTTLLMCGDQDKPRPPSETKEMAELIGCPTVLVPEAGHISNLENPQFVTAALLGFLALRN